Proteins encoded in a region of the bacterium genome:
- the mtnA gene encoding S-methyl-5-thioribose-1-phosphate isomerase: protein MPVKTIAWENDSLVILDQTRLPTEERYVVLETVEDVHRALKRLEVRGAPAIGVAAALGLYIAIRYGVYHTYDSLKNALRQAADYLASSRPTAVNLTWALERMTAMAEGMAGAEPETVKRALLDEALAILAHDREVCRAIGRHGQALLADGSAVLTHCNAGGLATVDYGTALGVIYAAVEAGKKIRVFADETRPLLQGSRLTAWELEKSGVPVTLICDDMAAAVMARGLVDCVITGADRIAANGDAANKIGTYGLAVLAREHGLPFYVAAPLSSFDFDLPSGDGIPIEERDPDEVRRFHGLETAPPGVDVFNPAFDVTPHRYITAFVTERGVIRPPFGDTLKGLSGR from the coding sequence GTGCCGGTGAAGACCATCGCCTGGGAGAACGATTCACTCGTCATTCTCGACCAGACCCGCCTGCCGACCGAGGAACGCTACGTCGTCCTGGAGACCGTCGAGGACGTCCACCGGGCCCTCAAGCGGCTCGAGGTCCGCGGCGCCCCGGCCATCGGCGTGGCGGCCGCGCTGGGGCTCTACATCGCAATCCGGTACGGCGTTTACCATACATACGATAGCCTCAAAAACGCGCTTCGTCAAGCGGCGGATTACCTGGCGTCGAGCCGCCCCACGGCGGTCAACCTCACCTGGGCCCTGGAGCGGATGACGGCCATGGCCGAGGGGATGGCCGGCGCGGAGCCCGAGACGGTGAAACGGGCCCTCCTCGACGAGGCGCTCGCAATCCTGGCCCATGACCGGGAGGTCTGCCGCGCCATCGGGCGCCACGGTCAGGCGCTCCTCGCGGACGGTTCCGCCGTTCTCACCCACTGCAACGCCGGCGGGCTGGCCACCGTGGATTACGGCACCGCCCTGGGCGTGATTTACGCCGCGGTGGAGGCGGGAAAAAAAATCCGCGTCTTCGCCGACGAGACGCGGCCGCTTTTGCAGGGGTCGCGGTTGACCGCCTGGGAGCTCGAAAAATCCGGCGTGCCGGTAACGCTCATCTGCGACGACATGGCAGCCGCGGTGATGGCCCGGGGCCTGGTGGACTGCGTGATTACCGGGGCGGACCGGATAGCCGCCAACGGCGACGCGGCCAATAAAATCGGCACCTACGGCCTGGCCGTTCTGGCCCGGGAGCACGGCCTGCCCTTCTACGTCGCCGCCCCGCTGTCCAGCTTCGATTTCGACCTGCCGTCCGGGGACGGGATTCCCATCGAGGAGCGCGACCCCGACGAGGTCCGCCGGTTCCACGGGTTGGAGACCGCGCCGCCGGGGGTGGACGTCTTCAACCCCGCCTTCGACGTGACCCCGCACCGCTACATCACCGCCTTCGTCACCGAACGCGGCGTCATCCGGCCGCCTTTCGGGGACACGCTGAAAGGGCTGTCCGGCCGCTGA